One Pyrococcus furiosus DSM 3638 genomic window, ACGGCCAGAAGAGATTTCTCTGGGCTGCAATCGACGTTGAGAGCAAAGAAATCCTAGCAGTATGGATTACAAGCGTTAGGAACTGGTGGATTGCCAGGGACTTCATTCTAGTTGTTTTGAAATCCTGCGAGGGACAGCCAATTTTCCTGGTTGACAAAGGGCCGTGGTATAAATCAGCGTTTAAATCTCTCGGGCTGGATTATCTGCATGTGACTTTCGGGCCGAGGAACTGTGTTGAGCGCTGGTTTAGGACTGTTAAAGAGAGAACAAAGCGTTTCTGGAATAACTTCAGGGCTAGAGACTGGAGGAGGGTTCACAGGTTTGTTTTTCTGTTTTCATTCTGGTATAATTTTGTTAGAATTCATTCCCGGTTTGGGGGACCGCCTGGTAATGTGACTGAATGGCTTCAAGAGGTGATACCCCAGTTATC contains:
- a CDS encoding IS6-like element ISPfu5 family transposase, which encodes MRTETIIYLLVSVLKTFRRNKIPAKKKTRAINLYLHGLSYRQVGTILEISHTTVWETVQKFAKAVYQPKILAVKKQRNFIAIDETVIKINGQKRFLWAAIDVESKEILAVWITSVRNWWIARDFILVVLKSCEGQPIFLVDKGPWYKSAFKSLGLDYLHVTFGPRNCVERWFRTVKERTKRFWNNFRARDWRRVHRFVFLFSFWYNFVRIHSRFGGPPGNVTEWLQEVIPQLS